ATGTATCTGGGCAGCCCGCGCATGGCCGAGATGGTCATTGGCGAGAAGGTGACGCTCGAGGAGATGGGCGGCGCGAAGATGCACTGCTCGGTGTCCGGCGTCGGCGACGTGCTGGTGAAGACGGAGCAGGAGGCCATCGAGGCGGCCAAGAAGTACATCTCCTTCTTCCCGGAGAACTTCACGCAGGCCCCACCCCGGGCCGAGCTCAAGGCGCCCAAGGCCAGCGGCAAGCGGGTGGACGAGATCATCCCCGCGGACCAGAACAAGCCCTTCGACATGCACGCGCTCATCGCCGAGCTGATCGACGAGGGCAGCTGGTTCGAGGTGAAGAAGCTCTTCGCCCAGGAGATCATCACGGGTCTGGCGCGCATCGGCGGCCGGCCGGTGGGCATCGTCGCGAACCAGCCCAAGTACAAGGGCGGCGTGCTGTTCGTGGACTCGGCGGACAAGGCGGCGCGCTTCATCTGGCTGTGTGATGCCTTCAACATTCCGCTGCTGTACCTGGCGGACGTGCCGGGCTTCATGATTGGCACCAAGGTGGAGCGCGCGGGCATCATCCGCGCTGGCGCGAAGATGATCTCCGCGGTGTCCGAGGCCAGCGTGCCGAGGATCTGCGTGGTGGTGCGCAAGGCGTACGGCGCGGGCCTCTACGCCATGAGTGGACCGGGCTTCGCTCCGGATGCGACCCTGGCGCTGCCCCAGGCGATGATCGCCGTGATGGGCCCCGAGGCGGCGGTGAACGCTGTCTACTTCAACAAGATCCAGGAGAAGCCCGAGGCCGAGCGCGCCGCCTTCGTCCAGCAGCTACGCGACGAGTACCGTCAGGACGTGGACATCTACAAGCTGGCGAGCGAGCTGGTGGTGGACGAGATCGTCCCCGGCGACCGGCTGAGGAACGAGCTCTTGCAGCGTTATGAGCTGTATTCCCGGCGCTTCCAGCCCCGGGAGACGAAGAAGCACGGCGTCTACCCGGTTTGATGGTCCCCCCTCCTCCCTCTGCTATACATCCCCACCATGGACTTCGAACTTCCCGAAAGCCATCGAGCCCTTCAGGCCTCCCTCCGTGACTTCTGCGAGCGCAAGGTGAAACCCTACGCACGCGAGTGGGACAAGGAGGAGAAGTTCCCGATGGAAGTGGTGCGGGAGCTGGGCGAGCTGGGCGTGATGGGCATGCTGGTGTCGGAGGAGTATGGCGGCGCCGCCATGGACTCCCTGGCGGTGGCGGTGGCGGTCGAGGAGATCGCCCGCTACGACGGCTCGCTGGCCCTCACCGTGGCCTCCCACAACGGGCTGGGCACCAGCCACCTGCGCGTCTTCGGAAATGACGCGCAGCGACGCAAGTACCTGCCCAAGCTGGCCTCGGGCGAGTACCTCGGCGCCTGGGGCCTGACCGAGCCCGGCAGCGGCTCGGACGCCGCGGGCATGAAGACGACGGCCGTCCGCAAGGGCGACAAGTGGGTGCTCAACGGGGCGAAGATGTTCATCACCCAGGGCACCGTGGGCAGCGTCTTCGTGGTGCTGGCGGTCACCTCGCCGGAGAAGAAGCAGAAGGGCGTCACCGCCTTCATCCTCGAGAAGGGGATGCCCGGCTTCAGCCAGCGCTCCATCCACGGCAAGCTGGGCATGCGCTCCTCGGACACGGCGGAGCTGGTGCTGGAGAACGTGGAAGTTCCCGACTCGCAGCGGCTGGGCGAGGTGGACCATGGCTTCATCGACACGATGAAGATCCTCGACAAGGGCCGCATCACCATCGGCGCG
This is a stretch of genomic DNA from Archangium violaceum. It encodes these proteins:
- a CDS encoding acyl-CoA dehydrogenase family protein encodes the protein MDFELPESHRALQASLRDFCERKVKPYAREWDKEEKFPMEVVRELGELGVMGMLVSEEYGGAAMDSLAVAVAVEEIARYDGSLALTVASHNGLGTSHLRVFGNDAQRRKYLPKLASGEYLGAWGLTEPGSGSDAAGMKTTAVRKGDKWVLNGAKMFITQGTVGSVFVVLAVTSPEKKQKGVTAFILEKGMPGFSQRSIHGKLGMRSSDTAELVLENVEVPDSQRLGEVDHGFIDTMKILDKGRITIGALAVGLARGALEESVRYARERTAFGQPISEFQGLRWMFADMKTETDAARLLVHRAAYLADAGQPYSQEASMAKLFASEAATRACNKAVQIHGGYGYTREFPVERYLRDAKLCEIGEGTSEIQRSIIAREVFKKA
- a CDS encoding acyl-CoA carboxylase subunit beta, which translates into the protein MSFDQKLLEKIAQVEKGGAEKYHAKNRETGKLFARERIRLLVDEGSFVEDAKLANNVEPELPSDGVIIGLGKVAGRPVAIMANDSTVKAGSWGARTVEKILRIQETAKQLRCPLMYLVDSAGARITDQVEMFPGRRGAGRIFYNEVHMSGEVPQVCLLFGPSAAGGAYIPAFCDLVIMVDGNASMYLGSPRMAEMVIGEKVTLEEMGGAKMHCSVSGVGDVLVKTEQEAIEAAKKYISFFPENFTQAPPRAELKAPKASGKRVDEIIPADQNKPFDMHALIAELIDEGSWFEVKKLFAQEIITGLARIGGRPVGIVANQPKYKGGVLFVDSADKAARFIWLCDAFNIPLLYLADVPGFMIGTKVERAGIIRAGAKMISAVSEASVPRICVVVRKAYGAGLYAMSGPGFAPDATLALPQAMIAVMGPEAAVNAVYFNKIQEKPEAERAAFVQQLRDEYRQDVDIYKLASELVVDEIVPGDRLRNELLQRYELYSRRFQPRETKKHGVYPV